GTTCGGGGGGACGATCGTGGGGGTGAGCGCCGACGTGTGGGTGCCGGTCTCGGCGTACGAGCTCCTGCACCCGGGGCGCTCGCTGGCGCGCGAGCGCGGGGGGCACACCTGGCTCAACCTCATCGGCCGGCGGCGGCCGGGGGTCACGCGCGAGGGGACGGAAGCCGCGCTCGACGCGGCGCTGCGCTCGGTCCCGCCCGAGTTTCCCTCCGCCAGCCCCAACCGCGGCGCGCGGCTGCAGCCGCTGACGGGGGTGCCCCCCCAGGCGCGCGGCGCGGCCACCCTGTTCATGTCGCTGCTGCTGGCCACGGCGGCGCTGGTGATGCTGATCGCCAGCACCAACGTGGCGGGGATGCTGCTGGCGCGCGCCGCGGCCCGCCAGCGCGAGATCGCCATCCGGCTGGCGATCGGCGCGGGGCGGGGGCGGCTGGTGCGGCAGCTCCTCACCGAGAGCGTGGTGCTCTTCCTGTTGGGCGGGGCGGGCGGGACCCTGCTGGCGGTGTGGGCCGTGCGCCTGCTGCGCGGCGTGCGCCTGCCGCTCCCGGTGCAGGTGTCGCTCGACTTCCCCGTCGACCTGCGGGTGCTGGCCTTCGCGCTCTCCGTGTCGCTGGTGACGGGGCTCGTCTTCGGGCTGGCGCCGGCGGTGGCGGCGTCGCGACCCTCGCTGGTGCCGGCGCTCAAGGAGGGGAGCCCCCGGGGCGGGCGCCGCGGCCGGCTGCGGGGCGCGTTCGTGGTGGGGCAGCTCGCCATGTCGCTCCTGCTGCTGCTGTCGGCGGGGCTCTTCGTGCGGGCGCTGCAGCGGGCGCTGGCGGTGGACACGGGGTTCGACCCCGACGGGGTGGTGGTGGCGTCGCTGGACCTGGGCGCGCACGGCTACGACGCGGAGCGTGGGCAGCGGCTGCAGCGCGAGCTGCTGGAGCGCGTCCGCGCCACGCCGGGGGTGCTGGCGGCCGGGCTGGCAACGATGGTGCCGCTCTCGGGGGAGTGGGACGAGACGCGGGTGCGCCCGGCGGAGGGCGGCGACACGGCGGCCGCGGGCTTCAACGCGGTGGACGGCGAGTACTTCCGCACGCTGGGGATCCCCCTGCTGGCCGGCCGCACGTTCACCGACCGGGACCGCACGGGCGCGCCGCCGGTGGTGGTGATCAACCGCACGCTGGGAGAAAGGCTGTGGCCCGGCCGGAGCCCGGTGGGGCAGCGGATGCAGGCCAACGGCATGGAGGCGGAGGTGGTGGGGGTGGTGCCGGACGGGAAGTACGAGTCGATCCGCGAGGAGCCCCGCGCGTTCCTCTACGTCCCCGCGGGGCAGGTGTACAGCGAGCGGGTAACGCTGCACGTGCGGGCCGCGCCGGGCGCGGAGGGCGCGGCACTGGGGGCGCTGCGCCGCGAGCTGCGCGCGCTGGACCCCGACCTGCCGCTCGGCGCGCCGATGCCGATGGCGGCCATGACGGGCGCCGCGCTGGTGCCGCAGCGGATCGCGGCGTGGCTGATCGGGCTGTTCGGGGTGGTGGGGCTGGTGCTGGCGGCGGTGGGCGTGTACGGCCTGCTCGCCTACTCGGTGAGCCAGCGCACGCGGGAGATCGGGGTGCGCATGGCGCTGGGGGCGGAGCGCGCCGCGGTGCTGCGGCTGGTGCTGGGCCAGGGGGCGGCGCTGGTCGCGGCGGGCGTGGCGGTGGGGCTCGCGGGCGCGCTGGCGGCCAGCCGCGTGCTGGCGGGGATGCTGTACGGCCTGAGCGCCACCGACCCGCTCACCTTCGTGGCCGTGCCGCTCCTGGTGGCCGCCGCGGGGCTGCTGGCGAGCTGGCTCCCCGCGCGGCGGGCGACCCGGGTGGACCCGCTGGTGGCCCTGCGGGCGGATTGATACCGATCCGGAAAAATTTGGCGTTCGGGGCGTATGTACATTATCCTTGCCACAGCGATTCGGGGGCGCGGCTGTTGGCGTAGAAAAAAGTCGG
This window of the Longimicrobium sp. genome carries:
- a CDS encoding ABC transporter permease — encoded protein: MPRIPGVRRVFRLPWRTRADIGAEVDEELQFHLDMRADELARGGMEREAALAQARREFGDLEEARRFCRDMDARLERRSRRADWLDGLAQDLRFTARSLLANPGFTAAAVLALALGTGATTVIFSAVDTVLLRPLPVAEPGGLVTLRVEEGDGSLAGGVSYPFYREVRAAGARALDVAAAHYGEVSFRAGDQAEVVLGVDASDNYFGVLGVRPALGRLFGPAEEPVGASPAVVISHAFWRRRFGGDPGVVGRTVRLNRAPFTVVGVAPEGFGGTIVGVSADVWVPVSAYELLHPGRSLARERGGHTWLNLIGRRRPGVTREGTEAALDAALRSVPPEFPSASPNRGARLQPLTGVPPQARGAATLFMSLLLATAALVMLIASTNVAGMLLARAAARQREIAIRLAIGAGRGRLVRQLLTESVVLFLLGGAGGTLLAVWAVRLLRGVRLPLPVQVSLDFPVDLRVLAFALSVSLVTGLVFGLAPAVAASRPSLVPALKEGSPRGGRRGRLRGAFVVGQLAMSLLLLLSAGLFVRALQRALAVDTGFDPDGVVVASLDLGAHGYDAERGQRLQRELLERVRATPGVLAAGLATMVPLSGEWDETRVRPAEGGDTAAAGFNAVDGEYFRTLGIPLLAGRTFTDRDRTGAPPVVVINRTLGERLWPGRSPVGQRMQANGMEAEVVGVVPDGKYESIREEPRAFLYVPAGQVYSERVTLHVRAAPGAEGAALGALRRELRALDPDLPLGAPMPMAAMTGAALVPQRIAAWLIGLFGVVGLVLAAVGVYGLLAYSVSQRTREIGVRMALGAERAAVLRLVLGQGAALVAAGVAVGLAGALAASRVLAGMLYGLSATDPLTFVAVPLLVAAAGLLASWLPARRATRVDPLVALRAD